The window GATTTTAATTGTTTCCATCCATTTTGGTTTATCttcatgataataaacaacacTACGATATAATGAATCCATTGTATTATGTGAATCAACGGCTAAGCAATCATTAATCACCAtgccattttcatcaatgattttcacTGTTACTTCAATATTTCGTTCTGATTTTTTACTTCCTTTATGAAATTCACCGGAAACCAATGTTAGATATAAATCATTTCGTACATCTTCAGGTAGAATAATATCTCTGAAACCAATTTTTCGTGCAATATAACTGGGATATTGTGCATAATACATACGATATTTATCTAATAATTGCATTTTATAACTAGCAAACAATAAAATCGATATAATAAAACCTTGTGTTTTACACATATCTTTTGCATCTTTTGGATCACGAATCACTTTTCGTAACAATGAATCCAATGAATCACGTTCCGAATACATTACTAATGGTAcgaatatttcttttttttctctttgatccatatgattattgattacaTCATTCAGGCTGTAAACTTGTATgggcaaaaaacaaataaaaaatgaatttcattaattcaattttcaagaaaaaaaaacttaccggCAACACCACATGGtcttttcaattcttcaacatcaggttttttcatcattgaataggTAGCTTTCCGCATACgatcatgatcaacaataTGCATGGTACCAACACGAATTACTTGACAAACTAAATATAATTGTTTACTATTGCTATTGCTATGAAATAAATCATTGGCACTAAAAtcctaacaaaaaaaaaaaaaaaaattcgaatcaattacaataaaataaaaatcgataatcatcGCACATAAATCACATACCGTAAAAACAACAcgaatattattgattttttccacttcACGAACAAAACCagttttttcccattttacGATATAATTTTCTGTAATAAATTTATGATTACCAGCATCATAGATGGCCatattgataatcatatCTTGTTTAATCATACAGATGAAATTCGATAATGTTATACAAAAATTGtaacaattattataattgaatcgatcatcatcattttcggaTTGTTTAAGAACAGTATATAATAAACTCGATTCCTGTCGTATTGAagaattcgaatcatttgaattgcGAAAAATTGAACGCAATTTTTGTGACTTTTCCCAATgatattcaaaatattcGATTATATTTCGTTCGAATGGATCAATAATTGATCCATCATGATCGCGAACAATTAGATCCAAATTTAAATGTctatcaaaattgattttgaaccattttttgttaattatttcaatcatcaatgatttaaATACACAACAGGTTATTGCACTCACTTGTTTCCAAgatcgattgtatcgataATATCGATTCGaagttttttcaattcacttGTTGTCAATTTACCAGATTTAAGTAGctgatatttttcaatcaatggtAATATTAAATTACGAACggttgaatatttttccataTCTCCATTCtgagaaaacaaattattattgatccgtaaaaaaaagatgagtcaaatcaaatgtcaaACTTTTAcctcgaatatttttttaagcAAATTAATCCATTCATATAGAATCAAGATGGTTTCTTGTTcgaaattataattattattatcgccATCCAATGAtgcatcattttgaatttgaatataatttcTTGGAAAAACACCAAGTTTATTCGGTTCATTTGTCAAACGATAACCATAATACCAATGTTGACATTCTTGTTGTACGTGTACCACTTCtccaatgaataatgataaatgttgatgttgatgtgtATGTTTGCCATTCACTGGATAATTCCAAATTGCtaaaaaattgacattggtaaaaacatcatcatcatcatcatcatcatcactattgaCAATTAACATACCGATGCCGATTTTATTTGCCGTTTTCCAAATcgttttcattgttcatcatcatcattatcatcagtagtaaaaaaaaaaacacaacacaacaatgaaatgattcaaacaaTGAGGATTcacattagaaaaaaaatgcgcTCAcaaatttgtcatcatcatcgataaatcTCTATTGCATTcaatggtaatttttttttttgttgctgttgtgttAGCCTGTTTTTGTCATAGTGGTGGTATATATATCATCGAAATGTGTTCTTCTTGCTACTTGTTGCTGTCGTTACCATGATACGATAATTTGCTCATATTTTTCctgatttattttgttgattgatataAATGCTGctatataatttatttatatggTATCATATATCAAAAACTTTTgcttttttgctttttgtcattgtcaatatgttattgataataatgttgataatgataatgataatgactgAATGCAATGAACAGGAAAtggtttttcaatcatcattaatgaatggaaaaaaatcattgtttccgttgattataaatgaaattagaacgaaatgattttttttttgtgatacTTTAGTAGCCAGATAGATTTCCTGTTATGATTagtgtttatttatttttgtttttttgttttgtctatTAGATTGCAtatttaataaaataaattacaataaacattgaataaatgataatcaatatgATTCGTGATATAATATCGACAATATTTGTATCATCATAACTATGATTACTTTTAATATTATttacaatcattgaattcaatcgtATCAATAgatttcttttccatttattccattgttttttaatcaattttaatttttcattcaatgatttatcaTTACAGCTGCTACttgtttgtgatgatgatgataaattattgatcCTATCATCGTTGGTTGGTTCATTTGAACTATTCATATCCGtcattgatggtgattgtgattgtgataTAGACGTAGGCGTAGACGACGATTGATGACGACATTTTTCTATTAAAcgatcaagaattttttcattccatttatGTTGAAAACTATAATATGATAATATATGACATAATATGGCcataattattaaaaaactTAGACCAAATGTCCATATACTTAATGCTGTTATGATACGTTGTTCTTCTTTCAGTGtttgaaatgtttgaaatttaattataatcaatattataatcgataatgatattctgatgataatattttgtATCGATATCCAAAATATTGATATGGAAAGAATTAATAGAAATATATGTAAAACATAAATATTCAGTATATAATCACCAATCTGTCGATTAAGCATAAAATCTATACGCATTATTGAATGTTCATTGCCACTTTCAtctatataatataataataataataaaaagaaagaaagaaagaaagagaaaagcgtgggtggaaaaaatatcaaattacctaaaaaaaaaaaaaaaaatgaacaaaaacaaaaatctacaATTACCCAATTCAATAATTGGTTCATTGACGATTGATGTTTGCAGCTGTTGTAAATAGAATTGTCCACTATGATATTCATTATGATTCCATTTGACATTATCCCATTCATAGATCAATGTTCGTTTATCATAAAGTGCTAaagattgtgtgtgtgtgtgtgaaataaatatacaaaaataaaaaaaaaacgtaagcacaattttcaatcgatcaattgtgAAAATACAAACTGACTGACCATTGGTTATATGAAATGtacattcaattttatcaaatggAAACATACGGCTATCATCACGATGACATTCATATATAGGAATGTTGACACGCATCTTTAATGATATCCAAACAAATGCTGTAGtttcatttgtattgatgaaaatgttttcaaccaatttttcttgttcaataattttttgcaaCGTTTGTTTTGGTTTATCAAACAATGCATTTGTTACATGTGCATTATTCCTAATGTGGCTGATTGGATGCCATATTTTTGTTAGATATTTTCCATCAAgcacaaaattttcaatcatttttcgaCGTTTTTGACCACCGATTCCATCAACagtatcataatcatcatcatcataatagtcttcatcatttttattgtcattttgtttttgattatcattattattttttctacgCATTCTTAACCGTTTATCCTTCCAACGTTCTTTCAATTGCATATCCAATACAATaacattttccaatttatcAATAGTTGTATCCAATATTGTTAAATTAACGGCTATTTTGATCGGTTTATAACGGCTAGATTTTGGTGGCTTTTTCGAATCATAGCTATCAGGCAAACGAAATGTTTCATgcttcgatgatgatgatgatgaatcgtccgattcatttattattaatttttcgGCCAAAACATCTTtcggtttgttgttgttgttgttgttgttattggtcGTGGTCGtggtcgtcgttgttgttattgttgacgATGtgccatttttattcaatgttggTGACGACGATGCCTGAAGCTGTTGCAATTGTTGTCTAgtcaatatattcaattctcGAAATAATGCATCAAAATTGGTATTCTGATCTGGTTGACTTTTAACATTGATGGTTATGGTTATTAGTattatcacaacaacaatcaaaatgatgatgttcgatgatttttgataataaatcattatatattatatattcaaaccaacaaacaactcgatgaaaaaaaaaaaacgaacaacacacacacacaacatacAAAAACATCTGATTCACATTCAGAAATgaaagtgaatttttttttttttttttttgattatttgactatgagaaacgaaaaacaagaaaaatgagagagagaaaaaaaaatatcaaggatttcattgttgttgatcaactGCATGATCGAATTTcagatccattttttttttggcgtcATGCATGGCAAATTTATAgaatgttttgtgtgtgtgtgtgtttggacAACAgaaaactaaactaaatttttaaattttttcgtagaaaaaaacaacggtGAAATTAATCCTTTAAAATAatggcgttttttttttggttgccgACTGTGTGTTTTTGGCTGGCGGATATGTGTTTATGGTTATGATTGATATGAATTTTGTTATAgcaaaatggagaaaaaaaatggaacaagaaaaaaaaacacaaaattcGCCAAGGTCATTTAGctaaaaaaacggaaattgCATTATTGtgggacaatttttttttctcttgtcgttgaatataatgatatgatatgatatgatttaAATCGATGgcgagagaaaaagaatcttggattttttattttttttgcttttctggttgcaagaatttcaatttaataataaaatgaggATTTTtgaacttgttttttttttacaaatttgCACTTGTCaattgttgtgtgtgtgtgtgtgtatctgtgtttgtgtattgtGTACATGgtacaaaaacattttcaaatgttccaaatggaaaatataaGGGACGACGGTGGGGGTTGGATATGGGAAAatttaacaacaaacaaagagAATTGaagaatgaatcattttatatCACAGTGATGtatggagagagagaaagaaagagattGAGAATGAGAAATAGAGCGGGAAC of the Dermatophagoides farinae isolate YC_2012a chromosome 1, ASM2471394v1, whole genome shotgun sequence genome contains:
- the LOC124491904 gene encoding uncharacterized protein LOC124491904, with translation MIYYQKSSNIIILIVVVIILITITINVKSQPDQNTNFDALFRELNILTRQQLQQLQASSSPTLNKNGTSSTITTTTTTTTTNNNNNNNNKPKDVLAEKLIINESDDSSSSSSKHETFRLPDSYDSKKPPKSSRYKPIKIAVNLTILDTTIDKLENVIVLDMQLKERWKDKRLRMRRKNNNDNQKQNDNKNDEDYYDDDDYDTVDGIGGQKRRKMIENFVLDGKYLTKIWHPISHIRNNAHVTNALFDKPKQTLQKIIEQEKLVENIFINTNETTAFVWISLKMRVNIPIYECHRDDSRMFPFDKIECTFHITNALYDKRTLIYEWDNVKWNHNEYHSGQFYLQQLQTSIVNEPIIELDESGNEHSIMRIDFMLNRQIGDYILNIYVLHIFLLILSISIFWISIQNIIIRISLSIIILIIIKFQTFQTLKEEQRIITALSIWTFGLSFLIIMAILCHILSYYSFQHKWNEKILDRLIEKCRHQSSSTPTSISQSQSPSMTDMNSSNEPTNDDRINNLSSSSQTSSSCNDKSLNEKLKLIKKQWNKWKRNLLIRLNSMIVNNIKSNHSYDDTNIVDIISRIILIIIYSMFIVIYFIKYAI